The following are from one region of the Amedibacterium intestinale genome:
- a CDS encoding glycoside hydrolase family 1 protein has product MYKNESKLQFPEGFLWGGATAANQCEGAWNDDGKGMTIQDCLEFRAGNIKDMHKQFAFTSEDLRIAQTETDINYPKRRGIDHYHHYKEDIALFAEMGFKIYRMSICWSRIFPNPEDDEPNQKGIEFYTNVFKECKKYNIEPLVTLSHYDVPVHLINKYRGWYGRECVDLFAKYAKTCFEYFGQYVKYWLTFNEVDAMLRHPVTSGGLIEDQFDDIPFEQAMYQAMHHQMVASALAVKIGHEICPEAKIGCMMTKLCFYPFTCKPEDNLATQQRMRSVYRYVDIQVFGEYPLYLQKEINNKGFTVHFEENDEMILKQGTVDFVSFSYYMTSCWAASTEGLELSPGNTFNGVKNPYLPSSAWGWQTDASGLRYSLVELYDRYRKPLFIVENGLGERDVLSEDGHVHDDYRCDYLKEHVCAMSDAINLDGVDLMGYTWWGCIDIISESTREMSKRYGFIYVDVDDYGNGTYNRIKKDSFDYYKQVIESNGTNL; this is encoded by the coding sequence ATGTATAAAAATGAGAGTAAATTACAATTTCCAGAAGGTTTTTTGTGGGGAGGAGCGACAGCGGCAAATCAATGTGAAGGGGCTTGGAACGACGATGGTAAAGGAATGACGATCCAAGATTGTTTAGAATTCCGTGCTGGTAATATCAAAGATATGCACAAACAATTTGCGTTTACTTCAGAAGATCTTCGTATTGCTCAAACTGAAACAGATATTAATTATCCAAAACGTAGAGGAATTGACCATTATCATCACTATAAAGAAGATATTGCTTTATTTGCTGAAATGGGATTCAAAATTTATCGTATGTCAATCTGTTGGTCTAGGATTTTTCCAAATCCAGAAGATGATGAACCTAACCAAAAAGGAATAGAATTCTATACCAATGTATTTAAAGAATGTAAAAAATACAATATTGAACCATTAGTTACACTTTCTCATTATGATGTACCAGTTCATTTAATTAATAAATATCGTGGTTGGTATGGAAGAGAATGTGTGGATTTATTTGCAAAATATGCAAAAACTTGTTTTGAATATTTTGGTCAATATGTAAAGTACTGGTTGACATTCAATGAAGTCGATGCAATGTTACGCCATCCTGTAACGAGTGGAGGGTTGATTGAAGATCAATTTGATGATATACCATTTGAACAAGCAATGTATCAAGCTATGCATCATCAAATGGTTGCAAGTGCATTAGCAGTTAAAATTGGACATGAAATTTGTCCAGAAGCAAAAATTGGATGTATGATGACAAAGCTTTGCTTCTATCCATTTACATGTAAGCCAGAAGATAATTTAGCAACTCAACAAAGAATGAGAAGTGTTTATCGTTATGTTGATATCCAGGTATTTGGTGAATATCCTCTATACCTACAAAAAGAAATAAATAATAAAGGATTTACTGTGCATTTTGAAGAAAATGATGAAATGATTTTAAAACAAGGAACTGTTGATTTTGTTAGTTTCTCTTATTACATGACTTCTTGTTGGGCAGCAAGTACTGAAGGATTGGAATTGTCTCCAGGAAATACATTCAATGGAGTTAAGAATCCATATTTGCCAAGTAGTGCATGGGGTTGGCAAACGGATGCTTCAGGATTACGTTACTCTTTAGTTGAACTATATGACCGTTATAGGAAACCATTATTCATTGTAGAAAATGGTTTAGGAGAACGTGATGTCCTTTCAGAAGATGGACATGTTCATGATGATTATAGATGTGATTACCTAAAAGAACATGTTTGTGCAATGAGTGATGCAATTAACTTAGATGGTGTTGATCTGATGGGGTATACCTGGTGGGGATGTATTGATATCATCTCTGAATCAACTCGAGAAATGAGCAAACGTTATGGTTTCATTTATGTTGATGTAGACGATTATGGAAATGGAACATATAACCGAATCAAAAAAGACAGCTTTGATTACTATAAACAAGTCATTGAATCAAATGGAACAAACCTTTAA
- a CDS encoding ATP-binding protein, translating into MYRNVEENLKKWKKSVTKKPLVISGARQVGKTYSILKFAKENYKSYLYVNFERDLDIKNFMDKTANPKEIISYLEIAYPQINFEEGKTLIIFDEVQACPQALTSIKFLGSETKYDYIVSGSLLGIAIKHTSSYPVGYVESIEMKPMGFDEFLKAMNLKDQVILQLKDYFEKGEPVNEMLHEKFMDYFRTYIIVGGMPEAVKCYVKTKDFMAVRKIQRQIVEDYYRDMAKYAEAKDKIKAHECFSSIPLQLSKDNKKFQYKLVRDGGNARHFETSLQWLKDSGTIHFCHRLKCIDTPLQAYKEQSVFKIYMADTGLLVSQFDESIMKELLKNELGVYKGAIYENITAQMLIKNHHDLYYYEPTTRSEIDFILQEKGNIIPMEVKSGNNTRAKSLHAYVEKYNPVKAYRFSTRNVNAEDPIIKNYPLYMMMFV; encoded by the coding sequence ATGTATCGTAATGTAGAAGAAAATCTAAAAAAATGGAAAAAAAGCGTAACGAAGAAACCACTTGTTATATCAGGAGCACGTCAGGTTGGGAAAACGTATAGTATTTTAAAGTTTGCGAAAGAAAATTACAAGTCTTACCTTTATGTTAATTTTGAAAGAGATTTGGATATAAAAAACTTTATGGATAAAACTGCAAATCCAAAAGAGATTATTTCTTATTTGGAAATTGCATATCCGCAAATCAACTTTGAAGAAGGAAAAACACTGATCATATTCGATGAAGTTCAGGCGTGTCCACAGGCTCTTACATCAATTAAGTTTTTAGGAAGCGAAACGAAATATGATTATATTGTAAGTGGAAGTTTATTGGGAATCGCAATCAAACATACATCTTCTTATCCGGTTGGTTATGTGGAATCAATAGAAATGAAGCCCATGGGGTTTGACGAGTTTTTAAAGGCAATGAATTTAAAGGATCAAGTGATTTTACAGTTAAAAGATTATTTTGAAAAAGGAGAACCTGTAAATGAGATGCTTCATGAGAAATTTATGGACTATTTCAGAACATATATCATCGTTGGGGGCATGCCAGAAGCTGTAAAATGTTATGTGAAAACAAAAGATTTCATGGCTGTACGCAAAATTCAGCGGCAGATCGTAGAAGACTACTATCGTGATATGGCAAAATATGCAGAGGCGAAAGATAAGATAAAAGCACATGAATGTTTTTCTTCTATTCCTTTGCAGTTGTCAAAAGATAACAAGAAATTTCAATATAAGTTAGTACGAGATGGTGGGAATGCAAGACATTTTGAAACAAGTCTTCAATGGTTGAAAGATAGTGGAACGATTCATTTCTGTCATCGTTTAAAATGCATCGATACTCCATTGCAGGCGTATAAAGAACAATCGGTTTTTAAAATTTATATGGCAGATACAGGGCTTCTTGTATCGCAATTTGATGAAAGCATTATGAAAGAACTATTAAAAAATGAATTAGGTGTATATAAAGGAGCTATCTATGAAAATATTACAGCTCAAATGCTCATAAAAAATCATCATGATTTATATTACTATGAGCCTACAACACGTTCTGAAATAGACTTTATTTTGCAGGAAAAAGGAAATATAATACCGATGGAAGTGAAAAGTGGAAATAATACACGAGCAAAAAGTTTGCATGCGTATGTAGAAAAATATAACCCGGTAAAAGCCTATCGTTTTTCCACAAGGAATGTAAATGCAGAAGATCCAATTATTAAAAATTATCCATTATATATGATGATGTTTGTTTAG
- the upp gene encoding uracil phosphoribosyltransferase codes for MLKVLQHPLITHKLTQMRKKETKTKDFRQNLDEIAGLMAYEITRDLPMKDVEIETPITSFTTQEMEKDIVLVPILRAGLGMVNGISNLIPTVKIAHIGLYRDEETLEPHTYFEKYPKKVSDAIVMIVDPMLATGGSAIAAIDMVKKQGAKNIRLVCLVGAPEGVHAVEEKHPDVDIYLAALDEKLNEHGYIVPGLGDAGDRIFGTQE; via the coding sequence ATGTTGAAAGTTTTACAGCATCCTTTGATTACGCATAAGTTGACACAAATGCGAAAAAAAGAAACAAAAACAAAAGATTTTCGCCAAAATCTAGATGAAATAGCAGGTTTGATGGCCTATGAAATCACTAGAGATTTACCTATGAAAGATGTGGAAATTGAAACACCGATCACATCCTTCACTACACAGGAAATGGAAAAAGATATCGTACTTGTTCCTATTCTTCGTGCAGGTCTTGGGATGGTAAATGGGATCTCTAATCTGATACCGACCGTGAAGATTGCACATATTGGGTTATATCGTGATGAGGAAACCCTAGAACCGCATACCTATTTTGAGAAATATCCAAAAAAGGTAAGCGATGCAATTGTGATGATCGTTGATCCTATGCTGGCAACAGGAGGAAGTGCGATTGCGGCAATTGACATGGTAAAGAAACAGGGGGCAAAAAATATCCGCCTGGTATGTCTTGTAGGTGCTCCAGAAGGTGTACATGCAGTAGAGGAAAAACATCCAGATGTTGATATTTATTTGGCTGCTTTAGATGAAAAACTGAATGAGCATGGATATATCGTACCTGGTCTAGGAGATGCTGGAGATCGTATATTTGGTACACAGGAATGA
- a CDS encoding phosphohexomutase domain-containing protein, translated as MELKKLQNGSDIRGVAVDGVEGESVTLTKEAVYALARGFVAYLRKKYGKEELRIAIGHDSRISAKELKESIMQGLVDEGVQVCDCGLASTPSMFMSTVFEEFKEDGAIMITASHLPYNRNGMKFFDKDGGLNKEDIKSLITFGEQESFINKENGSVEIKDLLSVYSAFLRELIKKEVNHPNTYDKPLSGMKILVDAGNGAGGFYVDKVLQPLGADTSGSQFLEPDGMFPNHIPNPEDAKAMQSICDAVKTNHSDLGIIFDTDVDRSSAVDKYGHEISRNAIVALAAALVCEQHPGTTIVTDSVTSDELHDFLENVLHVKHLRFKRGYKNVINEAVRLNKEGIDSQLAIETSGHAALKENYFLDDGAYLATKIVIKAAKMHLEGHSLDELIKELKHPLEEKELRFKITCEDFGSYGDKVLEDLKVYAEKHGEFMLAPVNHEGLRFSFDKEHGNGWCLLRKSLHDPILPCNIESNTENGCKEIAKHLYAFLKNYKELDLQAMEEFIKE; from the coding sequence ATGGAATTAAAAAAATTACAAAATGGTTCAGATATTCGCGGTGTCGCGGTTGATGGAGTAGAAGGAGAAAGTGTTACTCTTACAAAAGAAGCTGTTTATGCTTTGGCAAGAGGATTTGTAGCTTATCTTAGAAAAAAATATGGGAAAGAAGAACTTCGTATTGCGATAGGACATGATTCCAGAATCAGCGCAAAGGAATTAAAGGAATCAATTATGCAGGGATTGGTAGATGAAGGAGTGCAGGTATGTGATTGTGGACTTGCTTCTACACCATCGATGTTTATGTCTACGGTATTTGAGGAATTTAAAGAAGATGGCGCAATCATGATTACCGCAAGTCATCTTCCTTATAATCGTAATGGTATGAAATTTTTTGATAAAGATGGTGGCTTAAATAAAGAAGATATTAAATCATTGATTACCTTTGGAGAACAGGAAAGTTTTATAAACAAAGAAAATGGAAGTGTAGAAATAAAAGATTTGTTATCTGTATATAGTGCATTTTTAAGGGAATTAATCAAAAAGGAAGTTAATCATCCAAATACATATGATAAACCATTAAGTGGTATGAAGATTTTAGTAGATGCAGGAAATGGTGCTGGTGGTTTTTATGTAGATAAAGTATTACAGCCATTAGGGGCAGATACAAGCGGTTCTCAGTTTTTAGAACCGGATGGTATGTTTCCAAACCATATTCCAAACCCAGAAGATGCAAAAGCGATGCAAAGTATTTGTGATGCGGTAAAAACAAATCATTCTGATTTAGGAATTATCTTTGATACCGATGTAGATAGAAGCAGTGCGGTAGATAAATATGGGCATGAAATTAGTCGTAATGCAATCGTGGCATTAGCTGCAGCACTTGTATGTGAACAACATCCAGGTACAACGATTGTAACAGATTCTGTTACAAGTGATGAATTGCATGATTTCTTAGAAAATGTATTACATGTAAAACATCTGCGTTTTAAAAGAGGATATAAAAATGTTATTAATGAAGCTGTTCGTTTAAATAAGGAAGGAATCGATTCTCAGCTTGCGATTGAAACAAGTGGACATGCGGCATTAAAAGAGAATTATTTCTTAGATGATGGTGCATATTTAGCAACAAAAATTGTGATAAAAGCTGCGAAAATGCATTTAGAAGGACACAGTCTTGATGAACTTATCAAAGAGTTAAAGCACCCATTAGAAGAAAAAGAACTTCGCTTTAAAATCACATGTGAAGATTTTGGAAGCTATGGAGATAAGGTGTTGGAGGATTTAAAAGTGTATGCAGAAAAGCATGGAGAATTTATGCTTGCACCTGTAAACCACGAAGGACTTCGTTTCTCTTTTGATAAGGAACATGGAAATGGATGGTGTCTGTTAAGAAAATCTTTGCATGATCCTATTTTGCCATGTAATATTGAATCAAATACAGAAAATGGATGCAAAGAAATTGCGAAGCATCTATATGCATTCTTAAAGAATTATAAAGAACTGGATTTACAGGCAATGGAAGAGTTCATAAAAGAATAA
- a CDS encoding PTS sugar transporter subunit IIA: MGLMDLFKKKETLPNVSDDNLVAVCSGEMIEAKNIKDEMFSKEMLGKTIGFIPTSNEIVAPCNGTLEVMFPTGHAFAIRMKDGTGVLVHVGINTVDLDGKGFKTFVSQGSQVKAGQKILNVDFDAVKSAGYDITTMVVISEPVNDKEYLFCPFGKKEKSEIIL, encoded by the coding sequence ATGGGATTGATGGACTTGTTTAAGAAAAAAGAAACATTACCTAACGTATCAGATGATAATCTTGTTGCGGTATGTAGTGGTGAAATGATTGAAGCCAAAAATATTAAGGATGAAATGTTTTCAAAAGAGATGCTCGGAAAGACCATAGGTTTTATTCCGACTTCAAATGAAATTGTTGCGCCTTGTAATGGAACATTGGAAGTTATGTTTCCAACAGGTCATGCATTTGCAATTCGTATGAAAGATGGAACAGGTGTGTTAGTACATGTTGGAATCAATACGGTTGATTTAGATGGTAAAGGGTTTAAAACTTTTGTTAGTCAGGGTTCGCAAGTTAAAGCTGGACAAAAGATTCTTAACGTTGATTTTGATGCAGTAAAATCTGCAGGTTATGATATAACGACAATGGTCGTTATATCCGAGCCAGTAAATGATAAAGAATATTTATTTTGCCCATTTGGGAAAAAAGAAAAATCAGAAATTATTTTATAG
- a CDS encoding PTS transporter subunit EIIC produces the protein MVKKDYTELSKEILDLAGGKENITRAYHCITRLRLNVKDKGLVKAEDIGKLTGVTGFQWNANQLQVIIGQHVDEVYKDFCKVANLTEETKIEENLDDSKKKFGINTIFQTLAAVLLPVIPALAGAGMIKGISTILTSYCGVDPASTFNVVLTMAGDCAFYFLPFLVAWSSAKHFETNTGMALSLAGVLLYPTMTAGNAAGEAAMSLFGLPIPFPRYFGSTIPIIMTVWILSYVYKYINKWIPKSLRIVFVPMLVLLIMTPLTLICIGPLAMYISTLLVGLFNFLYGLSPVIAGAIIGGSRLFVVMTGMHLSLSTIALGNIAEMGYDWLLPMNTMGTLALFGACLAVWIKAKKSENKQIGASTAISAFIGITEPGIYGIFLKFKTAMLATVVGGAVGGAIVGLFGGRALAFVNSCILSTPVFMTDNFWCVAVGMLVSAAVAFAMVMTLGLKEDKE, from the coding sequence ATGGTTAAGAAAGATTATACAGAATTATCAAAAGAAATTCTTGATTTAGCCGGTGGAAAAGAAAACATCACTCGAGCTTATCACTGTATTACTCGTTTAAGATTAAATGTGAAAGACAAAGGTTTAGTTAAAGCAGAAGATATTGGAAAATTAACTGGTGTAACTGGATTCCAATGGAATGCAAATCAACTACAAGTTATTATTGGACAGCATGTTGATGAAGTATATAAAGATTTTTGCAAAGTAGCTAATCTTACTGAAGAAACTAAAATTGAAGAAAATTTAGATGATTCAAAGAAAAAATTTGGAATTAATACGATTTTCCAAACTCTAGCAGCTGTATTGTTGCCAGTCATTCCTGCATTGGCTGGCGCTGGTATGATCAAAGGTATCTCAACAATTCTTACTTCTTATTGTGGGGTAGATCCAGCTTCTACATTTAACGTTGTTTTAACTATGGCGGGGGATTGTGCATTCTACTTTTTGCCATTTTTGGTAGCATGGTCATCAGCAAAACATTTTGAAACAAATACAGGTATGGCACTATCTCTTGCCGGAGTATTGCTTTACCCAACAATGACTGCAGGAAATGCAGCTGGTGAAGCAGCAATGAGCTTATTTGGATTGCCTATTCCATTCCCTAGATATTTTGGTAGTACAATTCCAATCATTATGACTGTTTGGATTTTAAGCTATGTGTACAAATACATTAACAAATGGATTCCAAAGAGTTTAAGAATCGTATTTGTTCCAATGTTAGTTTTATTGATAATGACTCCATTGACATTAATTTGTATTGGACCTCTTGCTATGTATATTTCTACATTATTAGTTGGGTTATTTAACTTCTTATATGGCTTATCTCCAGTTATTGCTGGTGCAATTATCGGTGGATCTCGTTTATTTGTTGTTATGACAGGTATGCATTTATCATTAAGTACAATTGCTTTAGGAAATATTGCGGAAATGGGATATGACTGGTTGCTTCCAATGAACACAATGGGAACATTAGCTTTATTTGGTGCTTGTTTAGCAGTTTGGATTAAAGCTAAAAAATCAGAAAACAAGCAAATTGGAGCTTCAACTGCTATTTCAGCATTTATTGGTATTACAGAACCAGGTATCTATGGTATTTTCTTGAAATTTAAAACAGCTATGCTTGCAACAGTGGTTGGCGGTGCTGTTGGTGGCGCTATTGTTGGTCTTTTTGGTGGACGTGCATTAGCTTTCGTTAACTCATGTATCTTATCAACACCAGTATTCATGACTGATAATTTCTGGTGTGTTGCTGTAGGAATGCTTGTTTCTGCTGCTGTTGCATTTGCTATGGTAATGACTTTAGGATTAAAAGAAGATAAAGAATAA
- a CDS encoding Cof-type HAD-IIB family hydrolase: MKIFVSDLDGTLIDNALKNNDAVLDCVHRIKSSGNEFVIATGRTLYGTEVLDFFEQPFYVIVMNGAIILDKNKKVIFKQPIGSEILNSIINEFSNENVEYITQDKTYVSFTREEYIKRYSKWDFWYKKMIVNRSQEDFEYMLSHFVFNADINQIKDEIVKVNILELDKEKYNEKDKYIAQFEQLHNNSFSPCMLEITAKGVTKKEAVLKLMSINNWKADEIYAFGDGDNDSDMLAYFQHSFAPSNASEKAKKVLNI; encoded by the coding sequence ATGAAAATATTTGTTAGTGATTTAGATGGAACTTTGATTGATAATGCACTAAAGAATAATGATGCTGTATTAGATTGTGTTCATAGGATAAAAAGTTCAGGAAATGAATTCGTTATTGCCACTGGAAGAACTCTTTATGGAACAGAGGTTTTGGATTTTTTCGAACAACCTTTCTATGTGATTGTTATGAATGGTGCAATCATTCTAGACAAAAACAAGAAAGTAATTTTTAAGCAGCCAATTGGTAGTGAAATCTTAAACAGTATTATCAATGAATTTTCAAATGAAAATGTTGAATATATTACACAAGATAAAACTTACGTTTCTTTTACTAGAGAAGAATATATCAAAAGATATTCTAAGTGGGATTTTTGGTATAAAAAAATGATAGTAAATCGTAGCCAAGAAGATTTTGAGTATATGTTATCGCACTTTGTGTTTAATGCGGATATTAATCAAATTAAAGATGAAATTGTGAAGGTGAATATTCTTGAATTAGATAAAGAAAAATATAATGAAAAAGATAAGTATATTGCACAGTTTGAGCAACTACATAATAATTCTTTTTCACCATGTATGCTTGAAATCACTGCAAAAGGTGTGACTAAAAAAGAGGCTGTTTTAAAACTCATGAGTATAAATAATTGGAAGGCAGATGAGATTTACGCATTTGGAGATGGAGATAATGATAGCGATATGTTAGCTTATTTCCAGCATTCATTTGCACCATCTAATGCATCAGAAAAAGCAAAAAAAGTGCTAAATATATAA
- a CDS encoding PRD domain-containing protein → MKVVKNIHNNISLCIDSKGNEVVAFGKGIGFMKPPYEVPIQKVERTFYNINPIYIDMLSQIPEEAINVSSQIIDYANKNFKGSFNENLIFTLADHITFSIKRLQENIHLDLPLIHEVKHMYPKEIQIGEYALKLIKEKLNVELPKQEAAVITLHVVDYGLKSCISTGESNQEKIERCTQIIEEYNGLKIDREGFNYSRFVSHMYYLLDRIANNTEVKTKNKKIFDQLVKEYPKTYDCAKKACRALEINPNDEELLYLILHINRLSSREEKQ, encoded by the coding sequence ATGAAAGTGGTAAAAAATATTCATAATAATATATCGCTGTGTATAGATTCTAAGGGAAATGAAGTTGTGGCTTTTGGGAAAGGAATTGGTTTTATGAAACCTCCATACGAAGTTCCGATCCAAAAAGTTGAAAGAACCTTTTATAATATTAATCCTATTTACATTGATATGCTCTCACAAATTCCAGAAGAAGCAATCAATGTTAGTTCTCAAATTATTGATTATGCCAATAAAAATTTCAAAGGGAGTTTTAATGAAAATTTGATTTTCACACTTGCTGACCACATTACATTTAGTATTAAAAGGTTACAAGAAAATATTCATTTGGATTTACCTTTGATTCATGAAGTTAAACATATGTATCCAAAGGAAATTCAAATTGGAGAATACGCTTTAAAGTTAATTAAAGAAAAATTAAACGTCGAATTACCTAAACAAGAAGCAGCTGTAATTACATTGCATGTTGTTGATTATGGATTAAAAAGTTGCATAAGTACAGGTGAATCGAACCAAGAAAAAATAGAAAGATGTACTCAAATTATTGAAGAATATAATGGTCTAAAAATTGATCGAGAAGGTTTTAATTATTCAAGATTTGTTTCTCATATGTATTATTTGTTAGATAGAATTGCGAATAATACGGAAGTAAAAACAAAGAATAAAAAGATTTTTGATCAATTGGTTAAAGAATATCCAAAGACATATGATTGTGCAAAAAAGGCATGTAGAGCACTCGAAATTAATCCAAATGATGAAGAGCTACTGTATTTGATTCTTCATATAAATAGATTAAGTAGTAGAGAAGAAAAGCAATAG
- a CDS encoding AtpZ/AtpI family protein, which yields MKEYYKAMKFLSSLFISCLLAVLIGIWLDKKLHCIPVFLLVFLAYALLANFYLLLKGMKEDE from the coding sequence ATGAAAGAGTATTATAAAGCAATGAAGTTTTTATCGAGCTTGTTTATAAGCTGTCTTCTAGCAGTACTTATAGGTATTTGGCTGGATAAAAAACTGCATTGTATACCAGTATTTCTGCTGGTATTTTTAGCTTATGCGTTGCTTGCGAATTTTTATCTGCTGCTGAAAGGAATGAAAGAAGATGAATGA
- a CDS encoding ATP synthase subunit I has product MNETANLKKEIRRISLSLSVAAALVSSVIFKDSFSSIGVGILIGTLSGLIGFNMIVRMSESIELYEDASKAGYAGYLRRYVIYALIFGLSAWRGVNVIALLAGMLCHKASILLYVFLHRKEDD; this is encoded by the coding sequence ATGAATGAAACAGCGAACTTAAAAAAAGAAATCCGAAGAATCAGTCTTTCTTTAAGTGTAGCTGCTGCACTTGTATCTTCTGTTATTTTCAAAGACAGTTTTTCCAGCATAGGTGTAGGAATTCTGATTGGAACTTTAAGCGGTTTGATTGGATTCAACATGATCGTGCGTATGAGTGAATCTATTGAGCTTTATGAAGATGCTTCTAAAGCGGGGTATGCAGGCTATCTTAGACGTTATGTTATCTATGCGTTGATTTTTGGTCTGTCTGCCTGGCGTGGTGTGAATGTTATTGCGTTATTAGCTGGTATGCTCTGTCATAAAGCTTCCATTCTATTGTATGTGTTTCTACACAGAAAGGAGGATGATTAG
- a CDS encoding leucyl aminopeptidase → MKIYKRMESFKQEAALLVPLYKGDRIPDEITELLGYDVTNDISLDYETVNETLTMGKAEVKKIIFAGLGEKEKLTRSKLRKFMGKLARKEKGKICVWLDSLDEDKIFDIVYGMYYSMYSYLPKEDGILSYASDKDVEGDIRKAMSCAAAINHARHLGNTPPNHMHPEDVANDAKRMAENLGLRYEILTNKELKEMGAGALLGVNQGSAHEARLITLWYQGDGDAPYTALVGKGITFDSGGYNLKSAAGMHWMKLDMCGGANVLGAMQWLATKKVKANVMAVVAATENMIGPDAYTCDSVLTSLSGKTIEITNTDAEGRLILCDAITYAQQKGAKRIIDVATLTGAVIGALGTTYTGVFTNSDAFYQELKHAAEKTEEKIWQLPVDEDFHSQIRLSDVADMVNSVSGGKGGASLAAAFLEEFIEDGIEWIHLDIAGSADTDNGEGYRTKGATGAMVETMAALFEK, encoded by the coding sequence ATGAAAATTTATAAAAGAATGGAAAGTTTTAAACAGGAAGCAGCTTTGCTTGTTCCATTATATAAAGGAGATCGTATTCCAGATGAAATAACAGAATTGCTTGGATACGATGTTACAAATGATATAAGTTTAGATTATGAAACAGTTAATGAAACTTTAACAATGGGGAAAGCAGAAGTGAAAAAAATTATTTTTGCTGGACTTGGTGAGAAAGAAAAGCTGACGCGCAGCAAACTTCGTAAGTTTATGGGGAAACTTGCTCGTAAAGAAAAAGGGAAGATATGTGTATGGCTAGATAGTTTAGACGAAGATAAGATATTTGATATTGTGTATGGAATGTATTACAGCATGTATAGTTATCTTCCAAAAGAAGATGGCATACTTTCTTATGCATCTGATAAAGATGTGGAAGGTGATATTCGCAAAGCAATGTCTTGTGCAGCCGCAATCAATCATGCTCGTCATTTAGGAAATACTCCACCAAACCATATGCATCCAGAAGATGTAGCAAACGATGCGAAAAGAATGGCAGAAAATCTTGGACTTCGTTATGAAATCTTAACGAATAAAGAATTAAAGGAAATGGGTGCAGGTGCACTTCTTGGTGTAAATCAGGGTTCCGCGCATGAAGCTCGTTTGATTACTTTATGGTATCAGGGAGATGGAGATGCTCCTTATACCGCACTGGTAGGAAAAGGGATTACATTTGACTCTGGTGGATATAATTTAAAAAGTGCTGCAGGAATGCATTGGATGAAATTAGATATGTGTGGAGGAGCAAATGTACTAGGTGCTATGCAGTGGCTTGCGACGAAAAAAGTAAAAGCCAATGTGATGGCAGTAGTAGCCGCAACAGAAAATATGATTGGTCCAGATGCCTACACTTGTGACAGCGTGTTGACATCACTAAGTGGAAAAACAATTGAGATTACAAACACAGATGCAGAAGGACGTTTGATTTTATGTGATGCGATTACTTATGCACAGCAAAAAGGGGCAAAACGTATTATTGATGTTGCAACATTGACTGGAGCAGTCATTGGAGCATTAGGTACAACGTATACCGGTGTGTTTACCAATAGTGATGCTTTTTATCAAGAGTTGAAACATGCAGCTGAAAAAACAGAAGAAAAAATATGGCAGCTTCCTGTAGATGAAGATTTCCATTCACAAATACGATTAAGTGATGTGGCGGATATGGTTAATTCTGTTTCTGGTGGAAAAGGAGGGGCAAGCCTTGCGGCGGCCTTCCTTGAAGAATTTATAGAAGATGGCATTGAGTGGATTCACTTAGATATAGCTGGAAGTGCCGATACAGATAATGGGGAAGGATATCGCACAAAAGGCGCCACAGGAGCTATGGTAGAAACAATGGCTGCCTTGTTTGAAAAATAA